The following proteins are encoded in a genomic region of Lactiplantibacillus plantarum:
- a CDS encoding acyl-[acyl-carrier-protein] thioesterase, producing MATLGANASLYSEQHRITYYECDRTGRATLTTLIDIAVLASEDQSDALGLTTEMVQSHGVGWVVTQYAIDITRMPRQDEVVTIAVRGSAYNPYFAYREFWIRDADGQQLAYITSIWVMMSQTTRRIVKILPELVAPYQSEVVKRIPRLPRPISFEATDTTITKPYHVRFFDIDPNRHVNNAHYFDWLVDTLPATFLLQHDLVHVDVRYENEVKYGQTVTAHANILPSEVADQVTTSHLIEVDDEKCCEVTIQWRTLPEPIQ from the coding sequence ATGGCAACTTTAGGCGCAAATGCGAGTCTTTACAGTGAACAGCACCGGATTACGTATTATGAATGTGACCGCACTGGTCGCGCAACCTTAACGACATTAATTGATATTGCCGTACTGGCATCAGAGGATCAAAGCGACGCCCTTGGTTTAACGACGGAAATGGTGCAAAGCCATGGTGTCGGTTGGGTCGTCACGCAATATGCCATTGATATTACACGGATGCCCCGCCAAGACGAAGTCGTTACGATTGCCGTTCGGGGTAGTGCTTATAATCCATATTTTGCTTACCGTGAATTTTGGATTCGGGACGCAGATGGTCAACAGTTGGCCTATATTACGAGTATCTGGGTCATGATGAGTCAAACGACCCGGCGAATCGTAAAAATTTTACCAGAACTGGTCGCGCCGTATCAGTCGGAAGTCGTCAAGCGCATTCCGCGCTTGCCACGACCGATTAGTTTTGAAGCGACCGATACAACGATTACGAAGCCGTACCATGTCCGCTTCTTTGACATTGATCCCAACCGGCATGTTAATAATGCACACTATTTTGATTGGCTCGTAGATACGCTACCCGCGACGTTCTTGCTTCAACATGATTTAGTTCACGTTGACGTTCGCTATGAAAATGAAGTCAAGTACGGGCAAACGGTGACTGCTCATGCGAACATCTTACCGAGCGAAGTGGCCGATCAGGTCACGACGAGTCATTTGATCGAAGTTGATGATGAGAAGTGTTGTGAGGTCACGATTCAATGGCGGACTTTACCAGAGCCGATTCAGTAA
- the tmk gene encoding dTMP kinase, whose product MLTGKLVTFEGPDGAGKTSALNAIVAKLQPQLGDRLVVTREPGGNQISEAIRKIILDRHNTAMDDRTEALLYAAARRQHIVQTIQPALQNDQLVLCDRYIDSSVAYQGAGRGIGEQAVYDMNQFATAGLTADLTLYFDVDAAVGLNRIQQHRQNEINRLDVEALSFHHRVQAAYLRLLADHPDRIKRVDASQPLDQVVTQALEIMASQLPAYVASKGGEDQ is encoded by the coding sequence ATGTTGACAGGAAAATTAGTTACTTTTGAAGGGCCAGACGGTGCCGGCAAAACGTCAGCTTTAAACGCGATTGTGGCCAAATTACAGCCACAATTAGGGGATCGCTTAGTTGTGACGCGTGAACCGGGCGGGAATCAAATCTCAGAAGCAATTCGAAAAATCATTTTAGACCGTCATAATACAGCGATGGACGACCGTACGGAAGCGTTACTCTATGCGGCAGCACGGCGACAACATATCGTCCAAACCATTCAACCAGCATTGCAGAACGACCAACTTGTCTTGTGTGATCGCTACATCGATAGCTCGGTCGCTTATCAGGGGGCCGGTCGTGGTATTGGGGAACAAGCGGTTTATGATATGAATCAGTTCGCGACCGCGGGGCTAACCGCAGATTTAACGTTGTATTTTGACGTAGATGCTGCCGTTGGATTAAACCGCATTCAACAACATCGCCAAAATGAAATTAATCGCTTGGACGTGGAAGCCTTAAGTTTCCATCACCGGGTGCAAGCAGCGTATTTGAGATTACTGGCTGATCATCCTGACCGTATCAAGCGCGTCGATGCAAGTCAGCCATTGGACCAAGTTGTGACGCAGGCCTTAGAGATTATGGCGTCACAGTTACCGGCTTATGTGGCATCCAAGGGAGGGGAAGACCAATGA
- a CDS encoding beta/alpha barrel domain-containing protein has protein sequence MDMQKAEITKEIRDYGIMSVVRADVQTSLNIAEAGLKGGVKLIELSFTVPTAQESIKQVKKNFPEIIIGAGTVLDAVTARIAILSGTDFILSPEFDKDVALICNRYQVPYLPGCNTVTEAVEAMTYGAAFIKVFPGSAIDGPKWINTVKTPIPNMPILASGGGNFDNFNDFLDAGADCVAFGGLLANGSLQQIESNAHKLTEQLEAYRKNKA, from the coding sequence ATGGATATGCAAAAGGCAGAAATTACAAAAGAAATTCGCGATTATGGCATTATGTCAGTTGTTCGTGCAGACGTTCAAACTTCACTAAATATTGCTGAGGCGGGGTTAAAAGGTGGTGTAAAGCTAATTGAATTAAGCTTTACGGTTCCAACGGCGCAGGAATCAATAAAACAAGTCAAAAAAAATTTTCCGGAGATCATTATCGGGGCAGGGACTGTTTTAGACGCGGTCACTGCTAGAATAGCCATCTTAAGTGGGACGGACTTTATCTTATCCCCTGAATTTGATAAAGATGTTGCGTTGATTTGCAACCGCTATCAAGTTCCCTACTTACCAGGGTGCAATACGGTTACTGAGGCTGTAGAAGCAATGACCTATGGTGCAGCTTTTATTAAAGTCTTCCCAGGCTCAGCGATTGACGGTCCAAAGTGGATTAATACTGTTAAAACGCCTATTCCCAACATGCCAATCCTTGCTTCTGGCGGTGGAAATTTTGATAATTTTAATGATTTTCTCGATGCTGGCGCTGACTGTGTGGCATTTGGTGGCTTGTTAGCTAATGGGAGTCTTCAACAGATTGAAAGTAACGCTCATAAATTAACTGAACAGTTAGAGGCTTACAGAAAGAACAAAGCTTAA
- the galE gene encoding UDP-glucose 4-epimerase GalE → MSILVLGGAGYIGSHMVDRLVEHGTDVVVVDNLVTGHRAAVNSAAKFYQGDLRDADFLNHVFDTEDIEAVVHFAAFSIVPESMSKPLKYFDNNTGGMITLLETMQAHDVKQIVFSSTAATYGTPKQIPIKETDPQLPINPYGASKLMMEQIMHWADVAYGIKFVALRYFNVAGAKPDGSIGEDHGPETHLVPIILQVAQGKRDELKIFGDDYNTPDGTNVRDYVHVVDLADAHILALKYLAAGNDSNAFNLGSSTGFSNKQMLAAAREVTGQPIPAKLAPRRPGDPDSLVAASDKARDVLGWQPNYDNVNDIIETAWAWTQKHPNGYDDRD, encoded by the coding sequence ATGTCAATTTTAGTTTTAGGGGGAGCTGGCTACATTGGTTCTCACATGGTCGATCGGTTAGTAGAACACGGTACGGACGTCGTGGTCGTTGATAATTTGGTCACGGGACACCGTGCTGCTGTTAATTCGGCGGCCAAGTTTTATCAGGGTGATTTGCGGGATGCGGATTTTTTGAATCACGTTTTTGATACTGAGGACATTGAAGCTGTCGTGCATTTTGCCGCCTTTTCAATCGTACCAGAATCAATGAGTAAGCCACTGAAGTACTTTGATAACAATACTGGTGGGATGATCACGTTACTTGAAACGATGCAGGCCCATGATGTGAAGCAAATCGTCTTCTCATCAACGGCCGCTACTTATGGGACACCTAAGCAGATTCCAATTAAAGAAACTGATCCACAGTTACCAATCAACCCGTATGGCGCCAGCAAGTTAATGATGGAACAAATTATGCACTGGGCGGACGTTGCCTATGGTATTAAGTTTGTCGCGTTACGTTACTTTAACGTTGCGGGTGCCAAGCCAGATGGCAGTATTGGCGAAGATCATGGCCCCGAAACACATCTGGTTCCAATCATTTTACAAGTTGCGCAAGGAAAACGCGATGAACTTAAAATCTTCGGCGATGACTATAATACGCCGGATGGGACGAATGTGCGTGACTATGTGCATGTTGTCGACTTAGCTGATGCACATATCTTGGCTTTGAAGTACTTGGCTGCAGGAAATGACAGTAATGCCTTTAACCTGGGTTCTTCAACTGGTTTCTCTAACAAACAAATGTTAGCGGCTGCTCGTGAAGTTACCGGGCAACCAATTCCAGCTAAGCTAGCACCACGGCGGCCTGGTGATCCAGACTCATTGGTTGCGGCGAGTGATAAGGCGCGTGACGTGCTAGGTTGGCAACCAAATTATGACAATGTTAACGATATTATTGAAACAGCGTGGGCTTGGACGCAGAAGCATCCCAATGGCTACGATGATCGTGACTAG
- a CDS encoding DNA replication initiation control protein YabA translates to MDKRDLYDSFGEMEQQMQQMLDKMAKLRADMTTVLEKNAELVIENEHLREHMVEIENELPKKAASTTTLSKSRQNLEKLYDEGFHVCNQFYGKRRDDDESCVFCLEVIYGERERA, encoded by the coding sequence GTGGATAAGCGTGATTTATACGATAGTTTCGGTGAGATGGAACAACAGATGCAACAAATGCTAGACAAAATGGCCAAGTTACGCGCCGATATGACAACGGTGTTAGAGAAAAACGCGGAATTGGTCATTGAAAATGAACATTTACGTGAACACATGGTCGAAATTGAAAATGAATTGCCGAAAAAAGCGGCTAGCACGACCACGCTCTCAAAGTCACGGCAAAACTTGGAAAAACTCTATGATGAGGGCTTCCACGTCTGCAACCAGTTTTACGGCAAACGGCGTGACGATGACGAATCCTGCGTTTTTTGTTTGGAAGTCATTTATGGTGAACGTGAACGCGCATAG
- a CDS encoding cyclic-di-AMP receptor → MKLIIAIVQDKDSNRLSSQFIEANVRATKLSTTGGFLRSGNTTFMIGIDDDRVDEVLAMIKETSHAREQFMTPPVNLDVTMDGAAAYPVEVQVGGATVFVLPIEQFHQF, encoded by the coding sequence ATGAAATTAATTATTGCAATCGTTCAAGATAAGGACAGTAACCGGTTGAGCAGCCAGTTCATTGAAGCCAATGTTCGGGCCACGAAGCTCTCAACGACGGGGGGCTTCCTACGTTCAGGTAATACCACTTTTATGATCGGTATTGATGATGACCGTGTGGATGAAGTTTTAGCCATGATTAAAGAAACGAGTCATGCGCGGGAACAGTTTATGACACCACCAGTCAATCTAGACGTGACGATGGATGGCGCAGCTGCCTATCCAGTTGAAGTTCAAGTCGGTGGTGCCACGGTCTTTGTTCTACCAATTGAACAATTTCACCAATTTTAA
- the rsmI gene encoding 16S rRNA (cytidine(1402)-2'-O)-methyltransferase, which produces METQQSFADHAGIGTLYLVPTPIGNLQDMTYRAVATLKTVDLIAAEDTRNTQKLLNHFEITTKQISFHEHNTQERIPQLIEKLQTGVNLAQVSDAGMPSISDPGKELVAACIAANIPVVPLPGANAGLTALIASGLVPQPFYFYGFLPRKKNEQKADLAKLARRHETVVLYESPFRVAKTLTLLATVCEGTRPIVACRELTKRYEEFARGTLAEMVTWAQDHQLKGEFVLLIGGNPDKDEPETTDELAQLPVKDQVEALIAAGDKPNVAIKTIAKRRNIPRQSVYNQFHELNTNDEES; this is translated from the coding sequence TTGGAAACACAACAAAGTTTTGCAGATCATGCGGGTATCGGGACCTTGTACTTAGTACCGACGCCAATTGGCAACTTACAGGATATGACTTATCGGGCAGTGGCGACGCTTAAAACGGTTGACCTAATTGCCGCAGAAGATACCCGGAATACCCAAAAGTTATTGAATCATTTTGAAATTACAACGAAACAAATTAGCTTTCATGAACATAACACCCAAGAACGGATTCCCCAGTTAATTGAAAAATTACAGACGGGCGTTAACTTAGCACAAGTTAGCGATGCGGGGATGCCGTCAATCAGTGATCCCGGCAAAGAACTTGTGGCAGCCTGCATTGCCGCGAATATTCCAGTCGTGCCACTACCAGGTGCCAATGCCGGCCTGACTGCGCTGATTGCTTCTGGCCTAGTGCCACAGCCATTTTATTTCTACGGCTTTTTACCGCGTAAGAAGAATGAACAAAAAGCTGATTTAGCTAAATTGGCTCGGCGACATGAAACAGTGGTCTTGTACGAATCGCCATTCCGTGTTGCCAAGACCTTGACCCTCCTAGCGACCGTCTGTGAAGGGACGCGGCCAATTGTGGCGTGCCGGGAATTGACTAAGCGTTACGAGGAATTCGCGCGTGGAACCTTGGCTGAAATGGTGACGTGGGCGCAGGATCATCAGTTAAAGGGCGAATTTGTCCTTTTGATCGGTGGTAATCCGGATAAGGATGAACCAGAAACAACGGATGAATTGGCACAGTTGCCAGTCAAAGACCAAGTCGAAGCGTTGATTGCAGCCGGAGATAAGCCCAACGTGGCCATTAAGACGATTGCGAAGCGACGAAATATTCCCCGGCAAAGCGTTTATAATCAATTTCATGAACTAAATACCAACGATGAGGAGTCTTGA
- the holB gene encoding DNA polymerase III subunit delta' has protein sequence MATTESFAQTLAAKQPRLLAAFKHIIAQNHLAHAYLFAGMEGAGQPELAHWIAQRLFCLHINDGEPDGTCEECVRIANGSHPDIVTVAPEGQRIHVDQVRYLKAEFSKSAVEGNRKLFIINDAEKMTASAANSLLKFIEEPSGNVTALLLTTNKQLMLPTIISRTQVIEFPPLNAQALQQTFEQAGIAPNQAQMLRGLTNSVTQAQALLADDWLPQAAQALWRWFDQAVKGDPRSFVAVQVNLVGLAKDADHQLVMLDLIAALFQDLLQLHFEVATTALTFGQYQKELAGLTAEVSDEQLIAATELALTAKRQLASNISFQNVLEGLTLKLWPIFQTNA, from the coding sequence ATGGCAACAACCGAGTCATTTGCGCAAACGTTAGCGGCGAAACAGCCCCGCTTATTAGCGGCATTTAAACACATCATCGCCCAGAACCATCTGGCCCACGCGTACTTATTCGCGGGGATGGAAGGCGCTGGACAACCAGAACTGGCCCATTGGATTGCGCAACGGTTGTTCTGCCTGCATATTAATGATGGTGAACCAGATGGCACTTGTGAGGAGTGCGTCCGGATTGCTAATGGGTCGCACCCTGATATTGTGACAGTGGCTCCCGAGGGTCAGCGAATTCACGTTGATCAGGTTCGTTACTTAAAAGCTGAATTCTCTAAGAGTGCGGTCGAAGGTAACCGGAAACTGTTCATCATTAATGATGCGGAGAAGATGACAGCGAGTGCTGCCAATAGCTTATTGAAGTTTATTGAGGAGCCAAGTGGTAACGTCACGGCCTTGTTATTAACGACTAATAAGCAACTGATGCTACCAACGATTATTTCACGAACCCAGGTGATCGAATTCCCACCATTAAATGCGCAGGCGTTACAGCAGACGTTTGAACAGGCCGGGATTGCGCCAAACCAAGCACAGATGTTACGGGGCCTGACAAATAGCGTGACCCAGGCGCAGGCGTTGCTAGCGGATGATTGGTTACCACAAGCTGCGCAAGCATTGTGGCGGTGGTTTGACCAGGCTGTTAAGGGTGACCCACGGAGTTTTGTGGCTGTGCAGGTCAATTTAGTTGGTTTGGCTAAGGACGCTGATCATCAGCTGGTTATGTTGGATTTAATTGCGGCCTTGTTCCAAGATCTATTGCAATTACATTTTGAGGTGGCAACGACAGCGTTAACCTTTGGTCAGTACCAAAAAGAATTGGCCGGGTTAACGGCTGAAGTCAGCGATGAGCAGTTGATTGCGGCGACAGAACTAGCTTTAACGGCCAAGCGCCAGCTAGCTAGCAATATTAGTTTTCAAAATGTCTTAGAAGGCTTAACGTTAAAGTTATGGCCGATTTTTCAAACAAACGCTTAA